The following proteins come from a genomic window of Pyxidicoccus sp. MSG2:
- a CDS encoding CAP family protein — translation MRTHRVVLTLLLLTTPTAFAREPFPDVTTAELNNTLLKLHNEYRARHGTPALVVDPSIVAYAKSRAKAVSTHEGLSEGHRGLDHKYGENLYWGGSETKAGASGIVNAAVKSWYDEISQYNFKTGGFSGATGHFTQLVWKGTTKMGCAVAQGKGSKWYETYVVCNYQAPGNMMGAFQTNVMPKR, via the coding sequence ATGCGTACCCATCGAGTCGTGCTCACCCTGCTGCTGCTCACCACGCCCACCGCATTCGCGCGCGAACCCTTCCCTGACGTCACGACTGCCGAGCTCAACAATACCTTGCTGAAGTTACACAATGAGTATCGCGCAAGGCATGGCACTCCCGCCCTGGTGGTGGATCCTTCGATCGTGGCCTACGCGAAGAGCCGCGCGAAGGCTGTCTCGACCCATGAAGGTCTCAGCGAGGGCCACCGGGGACTCGACCACAAATACGGTGAGAACCTTTATTGGGGTGGGAGTGAAACAAAAGCGGGGGCATCCGGCATTGTGAATGCCGCCGTCAAGTCCTGGTACGACGAGATCAGCCAATACAACTTCAAGACCGGAGGTTTCTCTGGAGCCACCGGCCACTTCACCCAGCTGGTCTGGAAGGGCACCACCAAGATGGGCTGTGCTGTCGCCCAGGGGAAGGGCTCCAAGTGGTACGAAACGTATGTGGTCTGTAACTATCAGGCTCCAGGAAACATGATGGGGGCGTTCCAGACGAACGTCATGCCCAAGCGCTGA
- a CDS encoding NAD-dependent epimerase/dehydratase family protein — translation MPTDRILTSHRVLITGASGFMGSWLAEYLGQQGAYVINLLSQWEPQGRFVQSGLVQRVHNVIGQVEDYALLERLLAEQGVDTVFHLAAISLEGRAFQSPHTAMEVNVRGTYNVLEACRRNRDTVRRVIIASSDKAYGDSPALPYTEDMPLQGRHPYDVSKSCADLIAHAYAHSYGLPVTIGRFGNIYGGGDLNWSRLIPNTLRRLLAGQPPLVRMPPQGDFMRDFLYVRDAVRAYMAMFDGLDAGVAQGEAFNFAMGGSWTVLDVVRTLQRLLHREELVPDILPAAHGEILHQHVSAKKARRLLGWAPRYTLEEGLRETAGWYREHLSATSSPSFSEPHERPHAVAS, via the coding sequence ATGCCAACCGATAGAATCCTGACCTCGCATCGCGTCCTCATCACTGGCGCCTCGGGCTTCATGGGCTCCTGGCTCGCCGAGTACCTGGGCCAGCAGGGGGCGTACGTCATCAACCTGCTCTCGCAGTGGGAGCCCCAGGGGCGCTTCGTCCAGAGCGGCCTCGTCCAACGGGTCCACAACGTCATCGGGCAGGTCGAGGACTACGCCCTGCTGGAGCGGCTCCTCGCGGAGCAGGGTGTGGACACGGTGTTCCACCTCGCGGCCATCTCCCTCGAGGGGCGCGCCTTCCAGTCGCCCCATACGGCGATGGAGGTGAACGTCCGCGGCACGTACAACGTCCTGGAGGCGTGCCGGCGGAACAGGGACACCGTCCGGCGCGTCATCATCGCCTCCAGCGACAAGGCCTATGGTGACAGCCCCGCCCTCCCCTACACCGAGGACATGCCGCTCCAGGGCCGCCACCCGTATGACGTCTCGAAGTCGTGCGCGGACCTCATCGCCCATGCCTATGCCCACAGCTATGGCCTGCCCGTGACAATTGGACGGTTCGGCAACATCTACGGCGGCGGAGACCTCAACTGGAGCCGGCTCATCCCCAACACCCTCCGCCGGCTGCTGGCCGGACAGCCTCCGCTCGTGCGCATGCCACCGCAGGGGGACTTCATGCGTGACTTCCTCTACGTGCGGGACGCGGTGCGGGCCTACATGGCCATGTTCGACGGACTCGACGCGGGCGTCGCCCAGGGCGAGGCGTTCAACTTCGCCATGGGCGGGAGCTGGACGGTGCTCGACGTGGTGAGGACGCTCCAGCGGCTCCTTCACCGCGAGGAGCTCGTGCCCGACATCCTCCCCGCCGCGCACGGGGAAATCCTCCACCAGCACGTGTCCGCCAAGAAGGCACGGCGGCTCCTGGGCTGGGCCCCGCGCTACACCCTGGAGGAGGGACTGCGGGAGACGGCCGGGTGGTACCGTGAGCACCTGAGCGCCACCTCCTCGCCCTCCTTCTCCGAACCGCATGAACGACCCCACGCCGTTGCCTCATGA
- a CDS encoding SIR2 family NAD-dependent protein deacylase has translation MADSFTNDDELQRLRDRLRATAWRQVVVLTGAGISVASGLPTYRGPGGLWTLREAEEVPDAAMAAREPSRVWSLFGPMRKHLRAAAPNAAHLALAEWESRPVPGRTFTLVTQNVDGLHTLAGSRNVVELHGSLLRTRCGNPKCGLPPFEDLTERVQAEPCERCGQPLRPDITLFDEPLPVDAEWAAKKALRECDLFLAVGTSGTVSPASNFVRGAKYAGAWTLLLNLTPMQPRHPDFDVEVLGRAEVLLPFLLGEEA, from the coding sequence ATGGCGGACTCCTTCACGAACGACGACGAGCTGCAGCGGCTGCGCGATCGGCTGAGGGCGACTGCGTGGCGCCAGGTCGTGGTCCTCACCGGAGCGGGCATCTCCGTCGCCTCCGGGCTGCCCACCTACCGTGGCCCCGGTGGGTTGTGGACGCTGCGGGAGGCGGAGGAGGTGCCCGACGCGGCGATGGCGGCCCGGGAGCCCTCCCGGGTCTGGAGCCTGTTCGGTCCGATGCGCAAGCACCTCCGGGCCGCGGCGCCCAATGCGGCCCACCTCGCGCTGGCGGAGTGGGAGTCCCGGCCCGTTCCGGGGCGGACCTTCACGCTGGTCACCCAGAACGTGGATGGACTGCACACGTTGGCGGGCAGCCGCAACGTCGTCGAATTGCACGGCTCGCTGCTGCGCACGCGCTGTGGCAATCCGAAGTGTGGGCTGCCCCCGTTCGAGGACCTCACCGAGCGTGTGCAGGCGGAGCCGTGCGAGCGGTGTGGCCAGCCCCTGCGGCCGGACATCACGTTGTTCGATGAGCCGCTGCCCGTGGACGCGGAGTGGGCCGCGAAGAAGGCCCTGCGCGAGTGCGACCTCTTCCTCGCGGTGGGCACGTCCGGCACTGTCTCTCCCGCCTCGAACTTCGTCCGAGGCGCGAAGTACGCGGGGGCCTGGACGCTGCTGCTCAACCTCACGCCCATGCAGCCGCGCCACCCGGACTTCGACGTGGAGGTCCTGGGGCGCGCCGAGGTGCTGCTCCCGTTCCTGCTGGGCGAGGAGGCCTGA
- a CDS encoding WbuC family cupin fold metalloprotein has protein sequence MNDPTPLPHELLRRLSAEAAASKRLRTTHCLHAPTDRVQRMLLALQPGTYVRPHRHPRPPGRDGFELLSVVQGALGVMTFEEDGRIQSLHHLRAGGEHWGIELPARTFHSIVVLEPDTVVLEVKEGPYEPQGEKEFLAGFPEEGAPEAPRIVAGWLTHFSPGAARSPPRCPRQR, from the coding sequence ATGAACGACCCCACGCCGTTGCCTCATGAGCTGCTGCGGCGGCTCTCCGCAGAGGCCGCCGCCAGCAAGCGCCTGCGCACCACGCACTGCCTCCATGCCCCCACGGACCGCGTGCAGCGGATGCTGCTCGCGTTGCAGCCGGGGACCTATGTCCGGCCGCACCGGCATCCACGTCCCCCGGGGCGCGATGGCTTTGAGTTGCTGAGCGTGGTGCAGGGGGCTCTGGGAGTGATGACCTTCGAGGAGGACGGCCGCATCCAGTCGCTCCATCACCTGCGGGCGGGGGGTGAACACTGGGGCATCGAGCTGCCCGCGCGGACGTTTCACTCCATCGTGGTGCTCGAGCCGGACACAGTGGTGCTCGAAGTCAAAGAGGGGCCCTACGAGCCCCAGGGCGAAAAGGAGTTCCTGGCCGGATTCCCCGAAGAGGGCGCTCCCGAGGCCCCTCGGATTGTCGCGGGTTGGCTGACCCACTTCAGCCCAGGCGCTGCGCGCTCTCCGCCCAGGTGTCCTCGCCAGCGATGA
- a CDS encoding serine/threonine protein kinase — MESVDLNPTSLPPGTRIGPWRLLEQRGRGTYGVVYRAVPAEDLAADAVALKLALHPRDARFAREVELLSRIHHPAVPRLLDHGHWQPRAGVSYAWLVMEWVEGLSLYDWAQAQRPSSRQVLQLLARLARALDATHAAGGLHRDVKGDNIRIRRTDGQPFLLDFGCGHHLGAATLTPQPFPPGTPAYRSPEAWRFALGSSKPPARLPSVAYPPGPADDVFALGVTAYRLVTEKYPPSAHPWDENVWRWRPEELESWTAQVCNPRCIAELNALVSRMLSPLPEARGSAREMAEALEKAARRAGREADEPLFTGEEPRPAGLFPLPRRVTARPPPRMRKWPWLAAAGLGGALALSAGGALSVSRSEVPAASHLAEQEEAKDAGTVAVGDSVLTAPVAPERAPSVWSSIAVDVPPKPFPGQRRPDGRGRCPGKLQVAINGACWTKLPVDLKDCDDEDGVEYRGACYQPAMTRQRPATSGPAARDDSP; from the coding sequence ATGGAGTCTGTCGACCTCAATCCGACAAGCCTGCCCCCTGGGACGCGAATCGGCCCGTGGCGTCTGCTGGAGCAGCGCGGCCGGGGCACCTACGGCGTCGTCTACCGAGCCGTGCCCGCCGAGGATCTGGCCGCGGATGCCGTGGCCCTCAAGCTGGCCCTGCACCCCAGGGATGCGCGCTTTGCGCGTGAGGTCGAGCTGCTCTCGCGCATCCACCACCCCGCCGTCCCACGGTTGTTGGACCATGGCCACTGGCAGCCCCGGGCGGGCGTGTCCTACGCCTGGCTCGTCATGGAGTGGGTCGAGGGCCTGTCGCTCTATGACTGGGCCCAGGCACAGCGCCCGTCTTCACGGCAGGTGCTTCAGCTTCTTGCAAGGCTGGCGCGAGCGCTGGACGCAACCCATGCGGCCGGAGGCCTCCACCGCGATGTGAAGGGTGACAACATCCGCATCCGGCGTACAGACGGCCAGCCCTTCCTCCTGGACTTCGGCTGCGGGCACCACCTGGGGGCCGCCACGCTGACGCCGCAGCCATTTCCTCCCGGCACTCCGGCCTACCGCTCGCCCGAGGCGTGGCGCTTCGCCCTGGGCTCCAGCAAGCCCCCGGCCAGGCTCCCGTCTGTCGCCTATCCCCCAGGGCCCGCGGATGACGTCTTCGCCCTGGGAGTGACGGCCTATCGACTGGTGACGGAGAAGTACCCACCGTCGGCGCACCCGTGGGATGAGAATGTCTGGCGCTGGCGCCCCGAGGAGCTGGAGTCCTGGACGGCGCAAGTCTGCAACCCCCGCTGCATTGCGGAACTGAATGCACTGGTGTCGCGGATGCTCTCGCCCCTTCCCGAAGCGCGAGGGAGCGCGCGGGAGATGGCGGAAGCGCTCGAGAAGGCCGCGCGCCGCGCGGGACGCGAGGCGGATGAGCCTCTTTTCACGGGAGAAGAGCCGCGGCCCGCGGGCCTTTTTCCCCTCCCCCGGCGCGTCACGGCGCGGCCCCCTCCTCGCATGCGGAAGTGGCCCTGGCTCGCGGCCGCCGGCCTCGGAGGCGCACTGGCACTGAGCGCCGGGGGGGCGCTGAGCGTGAGTCGCTCCGAGGTGCCCGCAGCGTCCCACCTCGCGGAGCAGGAAGAAGCAAAAGATGCCGGCACCGTGGCCGTCGGGGACTCCGTACTGACTGCGCCTGTGGCGCCCGAGCGAGCTCCCTCCGTGTGGTCATCCATTGCGGTCGACGTGCCACCGAAACCCTTCCCAGGGCAGCGGCGCCCGGACGGCAGGGGCCGCTGTCCCGGCAAGTTGCAGGTCGCCATCAACGGTGCCTGTTGGACGAAGCTGCCCGTGGACCTGAAGGACTGTGATGACGAAGACGGTGTTGAGTACAGGGGCGCGTGCTACCAACCCGCCATGACTCGGCAACGCCCTGCCACCTCCGGCCCCGCGGCTCGGGACGACAGTCCATAG
- a CDS encoding GGDEF domain-containing protein, with translation MFSTEEEQRYAERGSRELQAKLRWTFLVAATLFFAFMGLDYQLDPEKLGRNMAVRLLAVGAYLALHLLARWEPTRKRAELLLLAGVGVGAASVTRLSVDLRFGELLAVGSLLLMVVMLAALTTSLLHAITSHGLLLVVVNVFGLVSGASSLFFFAVNVFLLSGATAGFILAALSERLSRRAFRMELDLEVLATRDALTGAHNRRSFLQHAEHELDRARRGTRPVSLLMLDIDRFKSINDTHGHPVGDAVIRTLASTCQGALRSVDVLGRLGGEEFAIVLPETGAEGALGVAERLRQSLAEAVVPEVRKALTFTVSVGVAEWLPGEGLDQLLSRGDQALYAAKNTGRNKVCAAAHG, from the coding sequence GTGTTCTCTACCGAAGAGGAGCAGCGCTACGCGGAGCGGGGCTCGCGCGAGCTCCAGGCGAAGCTGCGCTGGACGTTCCTCGTGGCCGCGACGCTCTTCTTCGCCTTCATGGGGTTGGACTACCAGCTCGACCCCGAGAAGCTGGGCCGCAACATGGCGGTGCGGCTCCTGGCGGTGGGGGCGTACCTCGCGCTGCACCTGCTCGCGCGCTGGGAGCCGACACGGAAGCGGGCGGAGCTGCTGCTGCTGGCGGGAGTGGGAGTGGGGGCCGCATCGGTGACCCGGCTCTCGGTGGACTTGCGCTTCGGAGAGCTGCTCGCCGTGGGCTCGCTGCTCCTGATGGTGGTGATGCTCGCGGCGCTGACGACCTCACTGCTCCACGCGATCACCAGCCATGGGCTCCTGCTCGTGGTGGTGAATGTATTCGGGCTCGTCTCCGGGGCAAGCAGCCTCTTCTTCTTCGCGGTGAACGTGTTCCTCCTCTCGGGGGCCACGGCGGGCTTCATCCTGGCGGCGCTCTCCGAGCGGCTCTCCCGGCGCGCCTTCCGGATGGAGCTGGACCTGGAGGTGCTGGCCACGCGCGACGCGCTCACCGGGGCGCACAACCGACGCAGTTTCCTGCAGCATGCCGAGCACGAGCTCGACCGCGCACGCCGCGGCACACGCCCGGTCTCGCTGCTGATGCTCGACATCGACCGCTTCAAGAGCATCAACGACACCCATGGCCACCCGGTGGGCGACGCGGTCATCCGCACGCTGGCGAGCACCTGCCAGGGTGCGCTGCGCAGCGTGGACGTGCTCGGGCGGCTGGGCGGCGAGGAGTTCGCCATCGTCCTGCCGGAGACCGGCGCGGAAGGGGCGCTGGGGGTGGCCGAGCGGCTGCGGCAATCCCTCGCGGAGGCCGTGGTGCCCGAGGTCAGGAAGGCACTCACGTTCACGGTCAGCGTGGGGGTGGCGGAGTGGCTCCCGGGCGAAGGGCTCGACCAGTTGCTGTCCCGCGGCGACCAGGCGCTCTATGCCGCGAAGAACACCGGCCGCAACAAGGTCTGCGCGGCGGCGCACGGCTGA
- a CDS encoding STAS/SEC14 domain-containing protein: protein MHQEEVKFGAHHVHFEPPDTLVATFNGVISLEEVMCALQLYRGHYERRGQYFCIVDVGRSQLDTAGRRYLSEHGRSEWFHAAIYVGANMVQRTFGKAIALALLFTGKTTFETVFVPTVEEAHAWIARHREVFQQRKAS, encoded by the coding sequence ATGCATCAGGAAGAGGTGAAGTTCGGCGCGCACCACGTCCATTTCGAGCCGCCAGACACCCTGGTGGCAACCTTCAATGGCGTCATCTCCCTGGAAGAGGTGATGTGCGCGTTGCAGCTCTACAGGGGGCACTACGAGCGCCGCGGGCAATACTTCTGCATCGTCGACGTCGGCCGCTCCCAGCTGGACACGGCCGGCCGCAGGTACCTCTCCGAGCATGGCCGCTCCGAGTGGTTCCACGCCGCAATCTACGTGGGCGCGAACATGGTCCAGCGCACCTTCGGGAAGGCCATCGCCCTGGCCCTGCTCTTCACCGGCAAGACGACCTTCGAGACGGTGTTCGTGCCAACCGTCGAAGAGGCCCACGCCTGGATTGCCCGACACCGGGAGGTCTTCCAGCAACGCAAGGCCAGCTGA
- a CDS encoding MBL fold metallo-hydrolase: MKNPLPRGAFHAVSRALTLLMLASAPLLPSAVHAAAPQVRIQAPGFYRMMLGDFEVTTLSDGTVPQTVSEVATRTTPERVKELLSRDHLADPVELSINAFLINTGTALVLVDTGVGGFFGPGVGGQLQQSLRAAGYQPEQIDVVLLTHIHSDHSGGLMSNVARAFPNAILQVHAREAGFWLGRDDRAKGPVDPKYFEEARAMVEPYRSAGRLKTFGDGDAIVPGIRAMPTPGHTPGHSAYVVESRGQRLALWGDLMHFGSVQLREPSVTVAYDVDDRAAASQRARAFTEAARRGDLLGFAHMPFPGLGRLAAEGKGYRWIPVNYSSGQRWQGAKSSAE; this comes from the coding sequence ATGAAAAATCCCCTGCCGCGCGGTGCCTTCCACGCTGTCTCTCGTGCCCTGACCCTGCTGATGCTGGCCAGCGCTCCACTGCTTCCGTCCGCCGTGCACGCGGCGGCGCCCCAGGTGCGAATCCAGGCCCCTGGCTTCTACCGGATGATGCTCGGCGACTTCGAAGTCACGACGCTGTCCGATGGCACCGTCCCCCAGACCGTGAGCGAGGTGGCGACACGCACGACGCCGGAGCGGGTGAAGGAGCTGCTCTCGCGCGACCACCTCGCGGATCCGGTCGAGCTGTCCATCAACGCGTTCCTCATCAACACCGGCACGGCGCTGGTGCTCGTGGACACAGGCGTGGGGGGCTTCTTCGGACCCGGAGTGGGAGGCCAGCTCCAGCAGAGTCTCCGGGCCGCGGGCTACCAGCCGGAGCAGATCGACGTGGTGCTGCTCACGCACATCCATTCCGACCACTCCGGTGGGCTCATGTCCAACGTCGCCCGGGCGTTCCCCAACGCCATCCTCCAGGTGCACGCGCGCGAGGCGGGCTTCTGGCTCGGCCGCGATGACCGGGCGAAGGGACCGGTGGACCCGAAGTACTTCGAGGAGGCGCGAGCGATGGTGGAGCCGTACCGGAGCGCGGGCAGGCTGAAGACGTTCGGAGACGGGGACGCCATTGTCCCGGGCATCCGGGCCATGCCGACCCCGGGACATACGCCCGGGCACAGCGCCTACGTGGTCGAGAGCCGTGGGCAGCGGCTGGCCCTGTGGGGCGACCTCATGCACTTCGGCTCTGTGCAGTTGCGCGAGCCCTCGGTGACGGTCGCCTACGACGTCGATGACCGTGCGGCCGCATCCCAGCGAGCGCGTGCGTTCACGGAGGCTGCGAGGCGCGGCGACCTGCTCGGCTTCGCGCACATGCCCTTTCCCGGCCTGGGCCGGCTGGCCGCGGAGGGGAAGGGCTACCGGTGGATCCCGGTCAACTACAGCTCCGGCCAGCGGTGGCAGGGCGCGAAGAGCAGCGCGGAGTGA
- a CDS encoding LysR family transcriptional regulator, with the protein MDRFTAMEAFVRVVESGTFTKAADALGRPKTAVTRLIQQLEAQLRVKLLHRTTRRVTVTPEGMTYYQQALRLLGEVRDLEATLSQTRRGPRGRLRVESSGTISRLLLIPALPSFYARYPQMHIELGVSDRVVDLLSDNVDCAIRGGAVKDESLVARHLGDLCYWLCASPQYLERHGTPLHPLELAGASHAVVSYFSSPSGKELPFVFVRDGERLEVQGRSLLTLNETNAYLAAGLAGLGVMFAPRFVLEPYVASGELVQVLNGWRPESRPLFLVHPPARQPGAGLRVFIDWTMELFASRSNLWRHEG; encoded by the coding sequence ATGGACAGGTTCACGGCGATGGAAGCGTTCGTCCGCGTGGTGGAAAGCGGCACCTTCACCAAGGCCGCCGACGCGCTGGGCCGCCCGAAGACGGCGGTGACCCGACTCATCCAACAGCTGGAGGCGCAGCTGCGCGTGAAGCTGCTGCACCGCACCACGCGCCGCGTGACAGTCACGCCAGAGGGCATGACCTACTACCAGCAGGCCTTGCGCCTGTTGGGCGAGGTGCGCGACCTCGAAGCCACGCTGTCCCAGACACGTCGCGGCCCCAGGGGGCGCCTGCGGGTGGAGTCGAGTGGGACGATCTCCCGGCTGCTGCTCATCCCCGCGCTGCCGTCCTTCTACGCGCGCTACCCCCAGATGCACATCGAGCTGGGGGTGAGCGACCGCGTCGTGGACCTCCTCTCGGACAACGTCGACTGCGCCATTCGCGGAGGCGCCGTGAAGGACGAGTCCCTCGTGGCACGACACCTGGGCGACCTCTGCTATTGGTTGTGCGCGTCGCCTCAATACCTGGAGCGTCACGGCACGCCACTCCACCCGCTGGAACTGGCGGGCGCGTCACACGCGGTGGTCAGCTACTTCTCTTCGCCGAGCGGCAAGGAACTTCCCTTCGTCTTCGTCCGCGATGGCGAGCGGCTGGAGGTCCAGGGCCGCAGCCTGCTCACGCTCAACGAAACCAACGCATACCTGGCCGCCGGGCTCGCGGGACTGGGCGTCATGTTCGCCCCTCGCTTCGTATTGGAGCCGTATGTGGCCTCCGGGGAACTGGTGCAGGTGCTGAACGGATGGCGGCCCGAATCCCGGCCCCTGTTCCTGGTCCACCCACCCGCGCGGCAACCAGGCGCCGGGCTGCGGGTCTTCATCGACTGGACGATGGAGCTGTTCGCGAGTCGCTCGAATCTGTGGCGCCACGAGGGTTGA
- a CDS encoding LamG domain-containing protein, which yields MRPMYQYGAADVRYGQRIQLGTSSPIDLSGSASYSIGFWLRPRAPAYDGYLVMSGMSYYIGLHGMQLTLSIPGMNTPQRSELELLPDQWQYVLLVFESTGANAGSYALSVNGTPLIEGSISRVTASSGLFTLGTTTDAQFCNVAFWSAALPEGERQPVWDVPQPGSTLAACYSFSDGSTGDVSGHNRGAATFLEGAQVVMLAPAMRLVNAAVQPSPRDALAVVANGAPFSVQAWFNAHAPSDFQAASRTVFACKDPNNGYGFTMGLEWNGTGFNLQLSLSSAGSGEGWGHNLQLAPGDWHHLAATYDGTTLSIYLDGVIDMNIPCTFPSLAAPVWLFGASPDASVAGGAAYDFQGHLQAAGLWSRALSASEVQQYMASDPSDAEGCVAYYAWNGAILANQVTGNPPVLLNTAMPSIVVTPPAASTPPPGVSNTLVTAVQPSYRNQPSARWAAEEVPYPAQSPISRDQVDSILAAYEPVLAAVPGAMKDRLRSLFRNNLYLGLARANGPSGMPVGTIAGKVVGSEYVFYHHTAQGAVECGRMELAVDTECIGWVISVAATSICLLLSVVGLGFSASKAVSALRPLISESTALLKSVGDAAKGTTDASTVIRVIKALYIGGTLGKVFGAMLTGSWYTIALNCAMLILMVAGLFTTGGAYLAVVLAQLALNLVTLIVLIAQKPSNCC from the coding sequence ATGAGACCCATGTACCAGTACGGCGCAGCGGACGTGCGCTACGGCCAGCGCATCCAGCTGGGCACGTCGTCCCCCATCGACCTGAGCGGCAGCGCGTCCTACTCCATCGGGTTCTGGCTGCGTCCCCGGGCGCCCGCCTACGACGGCTACCTGGTGATGTCTGGCATGTCCTATTACATCGGGCTGCACGGGATGCAGCTCACGCTCAGCATCCCGGGCATGAACACCCCGCAGCGCTCGGAGCTCGAGCTGCTGCCCGACCAGTGGCAGTACGTCCTGCTCGTCTTCGAGTCGACCGGTGCCAACGCCGGCAGCTATGCGCTGTCCGTGAACGGCACGCCGCTCATCGAAGGCTCCATCTCCCGGGTCACCGCCTCCAGCGGCCTGTTCACCCTGGGCACCACCACGGACGCACAGTTCTGCAACGTCGCGTTCTGGTCCGCGGCGCTGCCGGAGGGCGAGCGCCAGCCGGTGTGGGACGTGCCCCAGCCTGGCTCCACCCTCGCCGCCTGCTACAGCTTCAGCGACGGCTCGACCGGCGACGTCTCCGGCCACAACCGGGGGGCGGCCACCTTCCTGGAAGGCGCGCAGGTGGTGATGCTCGCCCCGGCGATGCGGCTGGTCAACGCGGCGGTCCAGCCCTCGCCCCGCGACGCGCTCGCGGTGGTGGCGAATGGCGCGCCCTTCAGCGTGCAGGCGTGGTTCAACGCCCATGCGCCCTCCGACTTCCAGGCCGCGTCCCGGACGGTGTTCGCGTGCAAGGACCCCAACAACGGCTACGGCTTCACGATGGGGCTGGAGTGGAACGGCACCGGCTTCAACCTCCAGCTCTCGCTGAGCTCGGCGGGCTCCGGGGAGGGGTGGGGGCACAACCTGCAACTGGCCCCCGGTGACTGGCACCACCTGGCGGCCACCTACGACGGGACGACGCTGAGCATCTACCTCGACGGCGTCATCGACATGAACATCCCCTGCACGTTCCCGTCGCTGGCGGCCCCGGTGTGGCTGTTCGGCGCCTCGCCCGATGCCAGTGTCGCGGGAGGGGCCGCTTATGACTTCCAGGGCCACCTCCAGGCGGCCGGGCTCTGGTCCCGGGCGCTCTCCGCCAGCGAGGTCCAGCAGTACATGGCGTCGGACCCCAGCGACGCCGAGGGCTGCGTCGCGTACTACGCCTGGAACGGCGCCATCCTCGCCAACCAGGTGACCGGGAACCCGCCGGTGCTCCTCAACACGGCGATGCCCTCCATCGTCGTCACGCCCCCCGCCGCGTCGACGCCGCCGCCCGGGGTCTCCAACACGCTGGTCACCGCGGTGCAGCCCTCCTACCGAAACCAGCCCTCCGCCCGCTGGGCCGCTGAGGAGGTGCCCTACCCCGCGCAGAGCCCGATCTCGCGTGACCAGGTCGACTCCATCCTCGCCGCCTACGAGCCGGTGCTCGCGGCCGTCCCGGGGGCGATGAAGGACCGCCTGCGCTCCCTGTTCCGCAACAACCTCTACCTGGGGCTGGCCCGGGCCAACGGCCCCTCGGGAATGCCCGTGGGCACCATCGCCGGGAAGGTCGTCGGGAGTGAGTACGTCTTCTACCACCACACCGCCCAGGGGGCCGTGGAGTGCGGGCGGATGGAGCTGGCCGTCGACACCGAGTGCATCGGCTGGGTCATCTCGGTGGCCGCGACCTCCATCTGTCTGCTGCTGTCGGTGGTGGGGCTGGGCTTCTCGGCGTCGAAGGCCGTCTCCGCCCTGCGGCCCCTCATCTCGGAGAGCACGGCGCTGCTCAAGTCCGTCGGGGACGCGGCCAAGGGCACCACGGACGCCTCCACGGTCATCCGGGTCATCAAGGCGCTCTACATCGGGGGGACGCTCGGCAAGGTGTTCGGGGCAATGCTGACGGGCAGCTGGTACACCATCGCCCTCAACTGCGCGATGCTCATCCTGATGGTCGCCGGCCTCTTCACCACCGGGGGCGCCTACCTGGCCGTCGTGCTGGCGCAGCTCGCGCTCAACCTCGTGACCCTGATCGTGCTCATCGCCCAGAAGCCGTCGAACTGCTGCTGA